In Helianthus annuus cultivar XRQ/B chromosome 9, HanXRQr2.0-SUNRISE, whole genome shotgun sequence, the following are encoded in one genomic region:
- the LOC110878715 gene encoding uncharacterized tRNA/rRNA methyltransferase YsgA: MWFSSSFPQPSPLSLCKHSSQSLTKIPAAGGAAGCSAATPSILPFHVKSITSTSNPFVKHCVKLRNSTSYRHSHGSVLLVGTTPIREMFNFQESKDEKASRIDCLLLHENAEVPEDLVESGIRIVRVSSVVMKKLCGVQSTESIDAVSLVKIPSTFHNLDDDHHQGFSKWFPSVFRILVLDGIQDPGNLGTLLRSAVAFGWDGAFLLPGCCDPFNEKALRASRGASFQLPMVSGQWSDLQSLVDGSKMKILAGDPGSKDGPVSCLTNELAYSLIDTKLCLVLGSEGSGISEKAREASELVSIRMGGEFESLNVSVAGGIFLFMLQPQKKELVK, from the exons ATGTGGTTTTCCTCATCCTTCCCACAACCTTCCCCTTTGTCTCTCTGCAAACACTCCTCTCAATCACTAACAAAAATCCCAGCTGCTGGTGGTGCCGCCGGTTGCTCGGCGGCGACACCTTCCATACTTCCCTTCCATGTGAAATCGATTACAAGCACATCGAACCCATTTGTGAAACACTGCGTCAAGCTTCGTAACAGCACCTCTTATCGCCATTCTCATGGCTCTGTTCTTCTTGTCGGCACTACTCCAATCAG GGAAATGTTCAACTTTCAAGAGTCTAAGGACGAGAAGGCGAGTAGAATAGATTGTTTACTTTTACATGAGAACGCCGAGGTTCCAGAAGATTTGGTAGAAAGTGGTATTCGTATAGTCCGTGTTAGTTCAGTTGTGATGAAGAAACTTTGTGGAGTGCAATCAACCGAATCCATTGATGCAGTTTCTCTAGTGAAGATTCCTTCAACTTTTCACAATCTAGATGATGACCACCATCAAGGTTTTTCAAAATGGTTCCCGTCTGTTTTTCGAATTCTGGTTCTTGATGGAATTCAG GACCCTGGTAATCTTGGCACCTTATTACGATCAGCCGTTGCGTTTGGATGG GATGGTGCTTTTCTACTCCCGGGATGTTGTGATCCTTTCAACGAGAAAGCGCTTAGAGCGAGTCGTGGTGCATCATTCCAGCTTCCAATGGTTTCGGGCCAATGGTCTGATTTACAATCTCTTGTCGACGGGTCTAAAATGAAAATCCTTGCGGGGGATCCAGGGAGCAAGGATGGGCCAGTTTCTTGTCTCACAAACGAACTTGCGTATTCTTTGATAGATACGAAATTGTGTCTTGTTTTGGGTAGTGAAGGGAGCGGGATTTCTGAAAAAGCTCGGGAGGCGTCTGAGCTAGTAAGCATTAGAATGGGTGGGGAATTTGAGTCGCTAAATGTCTCTGTTGCTGGGGgcatttttttgttcatgttacAACCTCAAAAGAAAGAACTTGTTAAATAG